The following are encoded in a window of Candidatus Anstonellales archaeon genomic DNA:
- a CDS encoding NAD-dependent epimerase/dehydratase family protein, with translation MANVLVTGGAGFIGSAVVRRLVALGHSIRVADNLSKGDVSNIDTNIVEFMKVDLLKPEEAKAALSDIDYCFHFAAKIGGIGYFNKYPADILRDNTAILSNVLEAARSSKTIRKVVYISSSMVFERTTKFPSAEEDVFSSPPPITHYGFSKLVGEYFCKAYFEQYGLKYSIFRPFNAYGPGEVPENEVGIAHVIPDLIKKIYIDKQYPVEILGDGNQIRAYTFVADLADAISTCGLDSRSDNEDFNVADPHPISVRELVQKIWNLKKHDKPLRLVHLPPFKDDVQKRIPDTKKIRSVFGWKPSVCLDDGLKLTADWIIKKKGVQ, from the coding sequence ATGGCTAACGTCCTTGTTACCGGCGGTGCTGGCTTTATCGGAAGCGCAGTTGTAAGGCGTCTTGTTGCTCTTGGACACTCAATTAGGGTTGCTGACAATCTTTCAAAAGGGGACGTTTCAAACATAGATACAAATATCGTAGAATTTATGAAGGTTGATTTACTGAAGCCAGAAGAGGCTAAAGCCGCACTTAGCGATATTGACTATTGCTTCCATTTTGCTGCAAAAATAGGGGGAATAGGCTACTTCAACAAATACCCTGCAGACATCTTACGCGACAACACAGCTATCCTTTCTAATGTGCTTGAAGCCGCAAGGTCTTCGAAAACAATCAGAAAAGTGGTCTATATTTCTTCCTCAATGGTTTTTGAGCGTACCACTAAATTTCCTTCCGCAGAAGAAGACGTCTTTTCATCACCACCGCCGATAACTCATTATGGTTTTTCAAAGTTGGTTGGAGAGTATTTTTGCAAAGCCTATTTTGAACAATATGGCCTTAAATATTCCATCTTTAGGCCGTTCAACGCTTATGGTCCTGGTGAGGTCCCAGAGAATGAGGTTGGAATAGCCCATGTAATTCCAGATCTAATAAAAAAAATATATATAGACAAGCAATACCCTGTTGAGATACTTGGTGACGGTAATCAGATCCGCGCATATACTTTTGTTGCTGACCTTGCAGATGCAATATCCACATGCGGTCTTGACAGCAGATCCGACAACGAAGACTTTAACGTAGCAGATCCGCATCCAATTTCGGTGAGAGAACTTGTCCAAAAGATATGGAATTTAAAAAAACACGACAAACCGCTTAGGCTTGTCCATCTTCCTCCTTTTAAGGACGATGTTCAGAAGCGCATCCCCGATACAAAAAAAATTCGCTCTGTATTTGGCTGGAAGCCAAGCGTATGTTTAGATGACGGATTAAAACTCACGGCAGATTGGATAATAAAAAAGAAGGGTGTGCAATGA
- a CDS encoding lipopolysaccharide biosynthesis protein, with product MRDKIIELARKSGGLFFASSIATFFNFLFVFSLARLLGAAEYGYIPLARGSQLFIEAFLELGLAAALIKRISEKPASLEKVVGTSLSLKLLLGLFSSLILIFLSTKLSSPLDLYILAISPFPLFSFAFSNMRSIYSAKMDLFKTSILTILPDALRFFLGLLLFFAGFGVLSGILGFTFSAAVSFAVALLILWRDKLLSFSFDTEEAKRQLAIGLFLNTQQISNYFFPSFVTILCALLLSIADLSVVAVSISFASLIYFFISPLTSFFYPFACQNNQEEGFYRFLSFLLRYWFSFVILSILVVSFAAEFIFSLLGKSFLYGSRVFFLIAIAVFLDSFKSISDYYFSAIDKSKLIVLAEASKFVSFFVILLALLFTGASLSISDIALAILLSFVLSFLIRLFWMYSSTQIELSLIIKSVAIFFVFALIALHIRDVKVGLISLIAAALVLYLSGLITKKDFRYALEIAGIRTFKHGR from the coding sequence ATGAGAGACAAAATAATTGAGCTGGCAAGAAAAAGCGGAGGACTCTTTTTTGCAAGCTCGATTGCTACTTTTTTCAACTTCCTCTTCGTTTTTTCCCTTGCACGCCTTCTTGGAGCAGCCGAATATGGATATATCCCCCTTGCGCGGGGAAGCCAACTCTTTATCGAAGCCTTTTTGGAGCTTGGACTTGCAGCAGCATTAATAAAACGAATTTCAGAAAAACCAGCTTCGCTGGAAAAAGTAGTCGGTACTTCTCTTTCACTCAAACTGTTACTAGGGCTTTTTTCATCGCTCATCTTGATTTTTCTTTCCACGAAGCTATCCTCACCCTTAGACCTGTATATCCTTGCCATTTCCCCCTTTCCTCTTTTTTCATTTGCTTTTTCTAATATGCGTAGCATTTATTCAGCGAAGATGGACCTTTTCAAAACTTCAATTCTTACAATATTACCTGATGCCCTCCGTTTTTTTCTTGGTCTTCTACTTTTTTTTGCAGGATTTGGGGTCCTCTCAGGAATTCTTGGCTTTACATTCAGCGCTGCCGTTTCATTTGCAGTAGCTCTGCTCATCCTCTGGCGAGATAAATTACTGTCCTTTTCATTTGATACGGAAGAGGCAAAACGCCAGCTTGCGATTGGCCTTTTTCTAAATACTCAGCAAATCTCAAACTACTTCTTTCCATCATTTGTTACGATTCTCTGTGCCCTCCTGCTTTCAATAGCAGACCTAAGTGTAGTTGCAGTCTCCATTTCTTTTGCATCACTTATTTATTTTTTCATATCCCCTCTTACTTCATTTTTTTACCCGTTTGCCTGCCAAAATAACCAAGAAGAGGGATTTTATCGATTTCTTAGCTTCCTCCTTAGATATTGGTTCTCATTCGTTATACTTTCAATTCTTGTGGTGTCTTTTGCGGCTGAGTTCATTTTTTCACTCCTTGGAAAGTCGTTTCTTTATGGAAGCAGAGTGTTTTTCTTGATTGCTATTGCCGTTTTTCTTGATTCCTTTAAATCTATATCTGATTACTACTTTTCAGCAATAGATAAATCAAAATTAATTGTTTTGGCAGAAGCCTCAAAGTTCGTATCATTCTTTGTCATATTGCTCGCTCTCCTGTTTACTGGTGCTTCATTATCCATCTCAGATATTGCCTTGGCGATTCTTTTGTCTTTTGTATTGTCATTCCTAATTAGACTGTTTTGGATGTACAGCTCAACGCAAATTGAGCTAAGCCTAATAATAAAATCAGTTGCTATTTTCTTTGTTTTTGCGCTTATAGCCCTACATATACGCGACGTAAAAGTTGGTCTAATCTCATTAATAGCGGCCGCACTTGTTCTTTATCTTTCCGGCCTCATTACTAAAAAAGATTTTAGATACGCATTAGAAATTGCTGGAATAAGAACATTTAAGCATGGAAGATAA
- a CDS encoding sugar phosphate nucleotidyltransferase, producing the protein MRTKQAAILAGGLGTRLRPLTHKIPKPMIEIHGKPFLEYQLKYLKKEGIKKVVLLTGYLHEQIRSYFGDYFEGIKLTYSIEQKQLGTAGALKKAEKLLEQTFFVLNGDTYFPLKLHRLESFFLKKPNAIGALSAYSGRSRVATYNLLIEKSGLVLAYSKNSPSTNFNSVDAGASIFKKELLSFITHTPCSLEDEIYPKLIHDGLLYAIKTSLRFYDIGTFKRLDMAKKFFKRSVMERDNFNSSP; encoded by the coding sequence ATGAGGACAAAGCAAGCAGCAATCCTGGCAGGTGGCCTTGGAACACGCCTCAGGCCATTAACCCACAAAATACCAAAGCCAATGATAGAAATTCACGGGAAGCCATTTTTGGAATACCAGCTCAAATATCTCAAAAAAGAAGGAATTAAAAAAGTTGTATTGCTAACCGGCTACCTTCATGAGCAAATACGTTCATATTTTGGAGATTATTTTGAAGGTATAAAACTTACATATTCAATAGAGCAAAAACAGCTTGGAACAGCTGGTGCACTCAAAAAAGCAGAAAAGCTCCTTGAACAGACCTTCTTTGTTCTAAACGGAGACACCTATTTTCCGCTAAAACTTCATCGTCTTGAATCGTTCTTTCTCAAAAAGCCAAATGCAATAGGCGCTCTTTCTGCCTACTCTGGGAGAAGTAGAGTTGCTACCTACAACCTTCTAATTGAAAAATCTGGTTTGGTTCTTGCATATTCAAAAAATTCACCATCGACCAACTTTAATTCAGTGGATGCAGGAGCTTCCATCTTCAAAAAAGAGCTCTTGTCGTTTATAACCCACACTCCATGCTCGCTTGAAGATGAAATTTACCCAAAGCTTATTCACGACGGGTTGCTTTATGCAATCAAAACGTCTCTACGCTTCTATGATATAGGGACATTTAAGAGATTGGACATGGCAAAAAAATTCTTTAAAAGAAGTGTGATGGAACGTGATAATTTCAACAGCTCCCCTTAG
- a CDS encoding SIS domain-containing protein codes for MAIPSDSAQFNSEQSALHFFSELKKALDGVSLSSLLATCDEIFNCWKRGGVVYVMGNGGSGATASHFVCDLSKWTASEGKLRIKAISLNENMPLISAISNDIGFDAVYVEQLKNYDVGKNDILIGFSTLGSSRRDKRTIRSNNLIEALKYAKSKGAKTIGFIGFDGGLMKDFCDISIIVPVNSVIHTESVHVCLCHFIAQNLKQRINSL; via the coding sequence ATGGCCATACCCTCAGATTCAGCTCAATTCAACTCAGAACAGTCTGCACTTCACTTCTTTAGCGAGCTAAAAAAAGCCCTAGATGGAGTTTCTCTATCAAGTTTGTTAGCAACTTGTGACGAGATTTTTAACTGTTGGAAGCGTGGGGGAGTCGTTTATGTGATGGGGAATGGTGGGTCTGGCGCAACAGCAAGTCATTTTGTTTGCGATTTATCCAAATGGACAGCGTCAGAAGGAAAACTGCGTATAAAAGCGATATCCCTGAATGAAAACATGCCATTAATATCTGCAATCTCAAACGATATTGGATTTGATGCTGTCTATGTAGAACAGCTAAAGAACTATGACGTCGGAAAAAACGATATCTTAATAGGATTCAGCACTCTTGGCTCAAGCCGCAGAGACAAACGTACTATCAGATCGAATAATCTTATAGAAGCACTAAAGTATGCAAAGTCAAAAGGGGCAAAAACTATTGGATTTATTGGCTTTGACGGTGGACTTATGAAAGATTTCTGTGACATTTCAATAATAGTTCCAGTAAATTCTGTGATTCATACTGAATCAGTTCACGTCTGTCTTTGTCATTTTATAGCACAAAATCTAAAACAAAGAATAAATAGTCTTTAG
- a CDS encoding glycosyltransferase family 4 protein — MKVIAITDLYAPRIGGLEDSLERIMSHIQKMGHEVLVVAARNPPTLPKEETIRGIRVKRLFFIRPQLNPKWLLGLTAIPALIKIIKEENPDVINVHFPHSNALASCVAISLFRDIPFVVTFHGNDAVFMKRSWISWFFGTYLIRNASAVTAVSEFIAKKLLDEEGFTDGALPIRSAIDVTEFDSAPFTNHKLPERFIYSTGRFVYKKGFDLLLKAFALADIPPDVKLIITGDGPERQRCISLAEKLGIKDKVEMPGFVKREMLRQLFRECTIFVLPSREEPLGLVVWEAMASRKAVVATDVGGVSEMVRNGITGLLCKPTPHELARCITWMIANPHKARLMGIEGRRVAESYSWDECAKQYLDVYMQVTKKKSDKFGRE; from the coding sequence ATGAAAGTGATAGCCATTACGGATCTGTATGCTCCAAGAATTGGAGGGCTTGAGGATAGCCTTGAAAGAATAATGTCACATATTCAAAAGATGGGCCATGAAGTGCTAGTTGTTGCAGCAAGAAATCCACCGACACTTCCTAAGGAGGAAACGATTAGGGGTATCCGAGTAAAGCGGCTCTTTTTTATAAGGCCACAGCTGAACCCAAAATGGTTACTTGGACTTACGGCAATCCCTGCCCTAATAAAAATAATCAAGGAAGAAAATCCAGATGTTATCAATGTGCATTTTCCACATTCAAATGCCCTTGCAAGTTGCGTTGCAATAAGCTTATTTAGAGATATTCCTTTTGTAGTTACCTTTCATGGAAATGATGCTGTTTTTATGAAGCGCTCGTGGATATCGTGGTTTTTTGGAACATATCTTATAAGAAACGCTTCGGCCGTTACTGCGGTTTCGGAGTTTATAGCAAAGAAGCTTCTTGATGAAGAGGGGTTTACAGATGGAGCACTTCCAATAAGGAGTGCGATAGATGTAACCGAGTTTGATTCTGCACCTTTTACCAATCATAAGCTTCCTGAAAGGTTTATTTATTCCACAGGAAGGTTTGTCTACAAAAAAGGATTTGATTTGCTTTTGAAAGCCTTTGCGTTGGCGGATATACCACCTGATGTTAAGTTAATAATTACTGGTGATGGGCCGGAGAGGCAGAGATGTATCTCTCTTGCAGAAAAACTCGGAATTAAGGATAAGGTAGAAATGCCAGGATTTGTTAAGAGAGAGATGTTACGTCAGCTTTTTAGAGAGTGCACTATTTTTGTTCTTCCTTCCAGAGAGGAGCCTCTTGGCTTAGTTGTATGGGAAGCTATGGCTTCAAGAAAAGCTGTTGTTGCTACGGATGTAGGCGGCGTATCTGAAATGGTTAGGAATGGCATTACCGGTCTTTTATGCAAACCGACTCCACATGAACTTGCAAGATGCATTACGTGGATGATTGCAAATCCGCATAAGGCAAGGTTAATGGGGATTGAGGGAAGAAGAGTGGCGGAGAGTTATTCATGGGATGAATGTGCTAAGCAGTACTTGGATGTTTATATGCAAGTTACAAAAAAGAAAAGCGATAAATTTGGGAGGGAGTAA
- a CDS encoding NAD-dependent epimerase/dehydratase family protein → MRIIVIGGAGFIGSEMAGFLIDKGHHVSVIDNLRTGKERYITEAGKGKINFIYGDILNLQKVREAIREVDAVFHFAANADIRGGMENTFLDLEQNLIGTYNVLEAMRQEGVKKIVFASSSGIYGEPEKIPTPESYGPLFPTSLYGASKLGAEGYISAFCEAFGIQAWIFRLVNIVGARNSHGVIGDFIRKLRKNPHKLEILGNGKQQKSYLHVSDCISAIYFAFNKANNKINVFNLGNEDTISVKEVADIVCEEMGLKDVTYSYTGGERGWIGDAPTVLLSVEKLKQLGFKFSGNSASAVRRATREMLKETEIYDKKRSES, encoded by the coding sequence ATGCGAATTATTGTTATCGGAGGGGCAGGTTTTATAGGAAGCGAAATGGCAGGCTTCCTTATAGATAAAGGCCACCATGTCTCCGTAATTGACAATCTAAGGACAGGAAAAGAAAGATATATTACTGAGGCAGGAAAAGGAAAGATAAATTTCATTTATGGGGATATCCTGAATTTACAAAAAGTTAGAGAAGCTATACGAGAAGTTGATGCTGTGTTTCACTTTGCGGCAAATGCAGACATACGAGGGGGAATGGAAAACACGTTTCTTGACCTAGAACAAAACCTAATCGGCACATATAATGTCTTAGAAGCTATGAGGCAGGAAGGGGTAAAAAAAATAGTTTTTGCATCTTCTTCTGGAATATATGGAGAACCTGAAAAAATTCCAACTCCAGAATCATACGGACCTCTTTTTCCTACCTCTCTATATGGCGCAAGCAAACTCGGAGCCGAAGGCTACATTTCTGCGTTTTGTGAAGCATTCGGAATTCAAGCTTGGATCTTCCGTCTTGTAAACATAGTAGGCGCAAGAAACAGCCATGGAGTAATCGGAGATTTCATAAGAAAACTGAGAAAGAATCCACATAAACTTGAAATACTAGGAAACGGTAAACAGCAAAAATCTTATCTCCACGTAAGCGATTGCATTTCTGCAATATACTTCGCGTTTAACAAAGCTAATAACAAAATAAACGTCTTCAATCTTGGGAATGAAGACACAATAAGCGTAAAGGAAGTTGCAGACATAGTATGCGAAGAAATGGGACTTAAAGATGTAACCTACTCCTATACAGGAGGTGAACGAGGCTGGATTGGAGATGCTCCGACAGTCTTACTTTCAGTAGAAAAGTTAAAGCAACTCGGCTTTAAGTTCTCTGGAAACTCAGCAAGCGCCGTGAGACGCGCAACAAGAGAAATGCTAAAAGAAACAGAGATATATGACAAAAAGAGAAGTGAAAGTTAA
- the rfbB gene encoding dTDP-glucose 4,6-dehydratase: MKILVSGGAGFIGSNFIRKVLAKHGDWEIINLDKLTYAGNLENCKDFEKNKNYSFVRGDICNFGLVKKLLKDCNIAVNFAAETHVDRSIEDPEKFVRTDVLGTQRLLEACRLLDVEKFVQISSDEVYGSIDKGVFNEDSPLLPNSPYSASKAAADMLVRAYNRTYGLFTIITRSSNNYGPYQHPEKFIPKMITNLLQRKKIPLYGSGEQIRDWIHVYDNCEAIELVIRKGKKGEIYNIGGECERRNIEVARMVAQLMGFDETWIESVADRKGHDFRYALSSEKIKKIGWRRKIGFEEGMADTVKWYEKNREWWEKLV, encoded by the coding sequence ATGAAGATTCTCGTAAGTGGCGGTGCTGGATTTATAGGTAGTAATTTCATACGAAAAGTACTTGCAAAGCACGGAGACTGGGAGATTATAAACCTTGATAAGCTGACCTATGCAGGAAATTTGGAAAACTGCAAGGATTTTGAGAAAAACAAAAATTATTCGTTTGTACGTGGAGATATTTGCAACTTTGGGCTTGTAAAGAAGTTACTAAAGGATTGTAACATCGCCGTAAATTTTGCGGCTGAAACCCATGTAGACAGAAGTATAGAAGACCCTGAGAAGTTTGTTAGGACTGATGTTCTTGGTACGCAACGCCTTCTTGAAGCTTGTAGGTTATTGGATGTAGAAAAATTTGTGCAGATTAGTAGTGACGAGGTATATGGCAGCATAGATAAAGGAGTCTTCAACGAGGATAGTCCGCTTCTTCCAAATTCGCCATATTCTGCAAGCAAAGCTGCAGCGGACATGTTGGTGAGAGCTTACAATAGGACGTACGGTCTATTTACGATTATTACAAGGAGCTCAAACAATTATGGACCTTATCAGCATCCGGAGAAATTTATACCAAAGATGATTACTAATTTGTTGCAACGAAAAAAAATTCCTCTTTATGGAAGCGGAGAGCAGATAAGAGACTGGATTCATGTATATGACAACTGCGAAGCTATAGAGCTTGTTATTAGAAAAGGAAAGAAAGGTGAGATTTATAATATTGGGGGCGAGTGTGAGAGAAGAAACATTGAAGTGGCACGGATGGTGGCGCAATTGATGGGATTTGACGAAACATGGATAGAATCTGTGGCTGATAGGAAGGGACATGATTTTAGGTATGCGCTTTCTTCTGAAAAGATAAAGAAAATAGGGTGGAGGAGAAAAATAGGATTTGAGGAAGGAATGGCGGATACTGTAAAGTGGTATGAGAAAAATAGGGAATGGTGGGAAAAACTTGTGTAA